AATATTTCGCAGGCTTGCTGAATCAAGCGGATCTGCGGGTTCTGCGGATGAATTTGAAAGTACTGTGCCATATGCTCTACATCACTAATCTGAAAACAGATTGCCCCTCAAATTGATTGTCGGACAACAAACTCGAAACTGAGCCTAGTAACCGATGGGCCTGATTATGCAATAGTTCGGACAATGGTAGTAGCACGAATAGACGCTCAGCGATACGCGGATGCGGAATCGATAAGTCGGCGGTATTGAGCTGCACATCTCCAAACAGCAGAATATCAATATCAATTAAGCGTGGTGCATTTTGGTTTCCGAGCACGCGCGTTCGACCCAGTAAATTTTCAATTTTCTGGGTTTTTTGCAGCAAAACCTCGGCACTAAGCGTGGTTTCCAGCGCAACCACGCAATTAACAAAATCCGGCTGCGACTGATAACCCACTGGCGACGTCAAATAGTACGCTGACGCATTTAAAATTTTGCAATTCGGCAGTTTTGACAGGTAATTCTTAGCATCAATCAACTGCTGAACTGGGTCACCTAAATTAGCCCCTAATCCCAAGTACGCGATGCTTTCAAGATGTCCCGAACCATGCTCAAGCGCACTATGCATGTCATTGACCATTCGACCGCGACTCTACTAAACGACTAACCGCGTTAAAAGTGCGGGGTCTCGTCAGTACTCACCTTACGCTTATGCCGAACTTTTACTTTTTTCTTGCTGACGCTAGCCGAAGTCACTCCAAATTCATCGGCTGGTCGAGACTCCACGAAACGCTGCTCTGTACCTGGCGCCTTACGTCGGCCATTAGCCGGCCCACGTCTACGAGATGCCTTTTTCTTAGATCGAACCTTGCTACGACGCCCACCACCTTCGGCATTGCCAACACTGTTTGGACCGGCATTACCGCTTGGCCTTGATTGAGCATTACGCGTTACTTTCTTACCTCTACGGCCGTTCTTCTTTTT
The sequence above is a segment of the Arenicella xantha genome. Coding sequences within it:
- the folK gene encoding 2-amino-4-hydroxy-6-hydroxymethyldihydropteridine diphosphokinase; the encoded protein is MHSALEHGSGHLESIAYLGLGANLGDPVQQLIDAKNYLSKLPNCKILNASAYYLTSPVGYQSQPDFVNCVVALETTLSAEVLLQKTQKIENLLGRTRVLGNQNAPRLIDIDILLFGDVQLNTADLSIPHPRIAERLFVLLPLSELLHNQAHRLLGSVSSLLSDNQFEGQSVFRLVM